From the genome of Kitasatospora acidiphila, one region includes:
- a CDS encoding rhomboid-like protein — protein sequence MTSPARPRPWARVRPVLDAVLAYPRRAPLTFAYVCLLLATHAWVEYGMTAERSAELLRYFSTNLDNLRDHPVSALLGSALFFDGTLTDVTSVGFGGTFITLGLGVCGCLAWAERRWGGLRAAGTFLLGHIGATLLTAVVIVVALRHGWYPPSVRQADDYGISYGAQSVMAAATIGLPRWSRLPWVLFVLAWPLGGGSDWPGPLPEFSTIGHLLAAALGFALLAVGPVARRARGRRPV from the coding sequence ATGACCTCACCCGCCCGACCGCGCCCCTGGGCCCGGGTCCGCCCCGTACTCGACGCCGTCCTGGCCTACCCGCGCCGCGCTCCGCTGACCTTCGCGTACGTGTGCCTGCTGCTGGCCACCCACGCCTGGGTGGAGTACGGCATGACGGCGGAGCGCTCAGCGGAGCTGCTGCGCTACTTCAGCACCAACCTGGACAACCTGCGCGACCATCCGGTGTCCGCACTGCTCGGCAGCGCGCTGTTCTTCGACGGAACGCTCACCGATGTCACCTCGGTCGGCTTCGGGGGCACCTTCATCACCCTGGGACTCGGCGTCTGCGGCTGCCTGGCCTGGGCGGAGCGGCGCTGGGGCGGGCTGCGGGCAGCCGGAACGTTCCTCCTCGGGCACATCGGGGCCACACTGCTGACCGCCGTGGTGATAGTCGTGGCGCTGCGGCACGGCTGGTATCCGCCGAGCGTGCGGCAGGCCGACGACTACGGCATCAGCTACGGCGCGCAGAGCGTGATGGCGGCCGCGACGATCGGGCTGCCGCGCTGGAGCCGGCTGCCGTGGGTGCTCTTCGTGCTCGCCTGGCCGCTCGGTGGCGGCAGCGACTGGCCCGGGCCGCTGCCGGAGTTCAGCACCATCGGCCATCTGCTGGCGGCGGCGCTGGGGTTCGCCCTGCTCGCGGTCGGGCCGGTGGCCAGGAGGGCGCGCGGCCGGCGTCCCGTGTGA